In the genome of Anabaena cylindrica PCC 7122, the window ATCATATTATTCAGCGATATTTAGGACATAGTTCGCCAGCTATGACTTCAGTATATGCTCGCATTATGGATTCTACTCTTAAACAAGAAATTAAAAATTATCATAGCAAAGTAGTGAATATTTCTGGACAAGTCATGGAATCAAAATTTCCCGAATTAGACAATGATACAGAACTGCAATGGATGAAAAAGCAAGTTTTAGGTGAAGTTTTAGGTGAAGTTTTAGCTCATGGTTATTGTGCTTTACCTGCACATTTAGACTGCTCTAAGGGTAATGCTTGTCTTCAGTGTGGTGATTTTCGTACTACCAAAGAGTTTTTAGATAAACACAAAGAACATCAAGAACGTACTCGTAAAGCCTTGGAAGTAGCAACCAACAACAACTGGAAGCGCCAAGTTCAAATTAATGAGGAAGTTCTAAGTAACTTAAACAAGATTATTGATGAGTTGGAGAAAGATTCTCATGAATGAGGCTAAAAATAAACGTTTAGCTGCTCTGAGTAATGCTGCTTTAGAGAAAAAACGTTTAGCTGCTGAGGCAACAGATAAAGCTATTAGAAGCTTAACTATCTCAAATCAACCGATAACTGTAGCTAATGTAGCAAGATTAGCTGGAGTTTCTACTAGTTATATATACAAATACCCAGAGTTAAGAGAAAGAATTAACTCACTGAGAACACAACAACATCCAATTAGATTGTCACAAAATACAGCATCTATTTCTTCTCAGGCTACAGTAATCTATACTCTCCGGGAAGAAGTTAAACGATTAAATTCTCTGTTAATAAAGTCGAAACAAGATAATCAGTTACTGATTGGTCAAATTTATCAGCAACAAGATAGTCAAAAGCTAATTGAGCATTTACAGAGCGAAAATAAAAACAAGCAGAACAAATACAGCAACTTCATCAGGAAATTAAATTAATCAATCAAGAATTGAAAATTTCTCCCCAAGATTTATTTGTTGTCAACCATCCTAGTCAATCTACTTCTGAAGAAATAAATCCTGTTAAAATGGTTGACAAGATTATTAATTCTGAAATAACATTTCAATTAGAGAAGATGGGAATTAAGCTCAATCCAGGATTAACTGAATTAATTGAATCATCAACAGAGGAACAAGTACAATATGCTATCGCGGTAGTCAAAGAAACTTTATCTAAAGGTACAAAAGTCAGATCAAAAGTTGGATTATTTAAAACATCATTAGCTTCTGTTTAAACACCCATAAGATTAGCTTTAAATATAGGCACGTTTAAAACAGATAAAGCCGCAATGATGTTCTACGTTGTGTAAACTCTGCATAACGTCAACCCCTTGTACAGTAGGCATTGTGTACGTTGTGGTGTATATAACCATGGATCACATTCTTCTAAATAACGCAGATCCTAGTTGGGGTGGAAATTTCAGGCTGAAGATGGGTTGTATTATCCAGTTCGGCAGTGATACCCGTTCACAGTACCTAATATCTCATCTTTGTATTGAATTTTGAGATTAAAATGAAAATCACACCCTGGATGCAAGGAAAACTCACCATGACAGTTACTACTGCTAAATGGAGTTTAGACGACTATCATCGCATGATTGAAATTGGCCTTTTAGCTAGTCGTCAGGTTGAACTACTTAATGGAAAAATTATCAACATGGTACCGGAAGGACCAGAACACGCACAAATTAATACTGAGTCTGCTGAGTATTTGCGGGAATTACTCGGTTCAAAAGCATTGGTAAGAGATGCAAAACCTATTACTATTGGTGAAAGTAATTCAGAACCAGAACCAGATTTAGCACTCTTTTGAACCACAGCGTGCTATTTATCGCAGTCGCCATCCTTATCCTGAAAATATATTTTGGTTAATCGAATATTCTAAAACTACCCTGAATAAAGATTTAGATGTAAAACGCAAAACCTATGCTGCTGCATCAATTCCTGAATATTGGGTAGTAGATTTAAAGAATCAACAAGTAAAAGTGTTTAGAGAGCCAATAAAAGCTGATTATTCCCAAGAATTAACCTTGACTTTAGGTGAAATATCTCCGTTAGCATTTCCAGAAATTAAAGTTTCTATTCAACGTTTACTAAAAGGGTTTTAATTTAATCATGTCTGTGATATGCCTAGCGACAGACATTATCAAACATAAACGATTCCTATGTCGCGCTGAACGCTATCGCCTCCATCCCCAAACGCTTCAATACCTGTAATACACTATAAAGCTCATTATCAGGATTTACCAAAGAAAACAGCCGCGAATTAGCATATTTATGTTCCAATACCTTTAAAAATAAAAACTCATTACCATTGGTAATCATGCCAAAGGTTGGTAGCACAGTTTCCTCATTACCCAACATATAAGCCAAAGCTTGAGGAATTGCGCGTGTCACTGCAAAATCACTCCGTTTTGATTCAATTACCAACAACCAAAGCCGATTTTTTAACACCAAAACATCAATCCGCCCCCGAATAATCGTTCCTTCATCCTCCATTTCTAAAGCCACACCCGTTTCTGTTTCAATCCTAAACGGTTTATGATAAAAACCAGCTAAATCTAACAAGGGCGCAAGTACCACCATCTTCACCGTATTTTCTAGCATTGGGGGATCATCCATCAATTCTAAAAAATTAGCCTTCACCCGATCTAATAAATGTTGCTCTTCCCCGTTCAAAGCCTCAAGCCCATCCAACCACTCAGGAAAAAAAGTAGCATCTTGAACGATTTGAATGCCAAAATTTTGCTTTAATTCCCGTAGCGTCACATCCTTGTCCGCAATAGATTGAACCATCTTGATATTTCTCCTGACGAAATTTTAGGCTCAAGTGTACAGAAAAAGCTATTAAGCCTGAAACCTTTGCTCCCGGATTTCTCACAAACAATGTAACCGCAATTTGTATAACCCGGATAGAGAATCGGTTTCAGGTATTTTTTACGGGGTTGATTTTTGATGCAGTGTAAAACTCCAGAATCCAGATTTTTTAAGGGTTTGAGAATTTTGCTGAGAAATCCGGGTGATCTAACTAAATTTTAGCTATAAAGTAGTATCGCCGCGCCTCAATAACCTACAAAACTAATTAGTAAACCATAGTATAAATCAAATCAACTGTTTTCAGTTAAGATTATAGATAGCGTAAATTGGGAAGTTGGATATGACAGTACATCAAAAGTTTAGTAAACTTACTAAAAATTTACCCCTTAGACAGAACAGCAAAGCTTGCCAATCAATTGCTAATCAAATATCTAAAAGAAAAGAAGAAATGAACTAGATGAATTATGTCAAGCTTTTAAAATATCTCAATCTCAATTAATGGATTTATAGGAGAAAAAATGTCTAATCATTCTGGTAGTTATATGCTTAACGAAATCTTGGAGTTAATGGAACTTTGAACAGATTTTTGGTTGGTTAGGTAAAGAAAAAACCCAATCTCTTGTTAGAAATATTACTAACACTGCGTGTCGAAAATATGACTGTAATAGTGGAGAAATTTTAGAGAATTTTACAGATCGCTTTGAGTTATGTTATGGCTGTCTTGCAGATAGCAAAGACCTTGAAAACGGACTTTGTGAGGTGTGCCGAAATGATATGGGATAGATTCAAAAAGAGGCAAGGGAGCTATCTTTTCAAAAACTGACCATTCTCGCGTTTGAAATAATACCAAGAAAGGGTAACAGGAAAATATAATCCAACGAGTTGAACTTGTCTTCCTCGACGATGTAAAAGTTTAACAGGAGTGCCATTAATTAATTTACGATTACAACCAAGAAAGGGGGGTAAACCCGGTGCTGATTAAGGATACTTTAGGTCATAGCAATTTAGCTATCACTGACAGGTATCTTAAGGCTAGACCAAATGATAGTAGTGCTTTGAAATTAATGGATGGATATTTGATAGACTTCAACCACCTTGTCACCCGTTAAGCAGCCTAGCCTAGTGCCCACCCTACAAAAACTTACCTCAAGGTTGCTAAGAGTTCCAGCACAACACCATTAGTCCAACCGAAGCCGACTTCGTTAGAACTGTAGCCAAAGCAGATTTCGTCGGAAACGTTGGCGGAACAGCGTTCTACATCGTATTTTTCTACTAAGATACCGCGACGCTCAAATTCTTTAATTACCATAGCCAGGAATTTATGAGCAATGCGATCGCCTTCTTGATGATACCCGTAACGATGCAATCCAAGGACTGCAATTAATGTTAAGGGTGCCCAGCCAAAAGGTGCATCCCATTGGTTACCCGTGACGCGGGTACTAGTAAATATTCCCCCTGGTGCTTCAAATAGCGAGAGATTTTCTACTATACGTTTGGCTTGCACTTCCGACGCGATTCCCATCCACAAAGGATAGAAGGTAGTTGCAAATTCGTAGTGGCGGCGTTTTTCGGTTTGAAAGTTATAGTCGAAATATATTCCCTTTTCTTCATCCCAGAGAAATTGATCGATGTGATCGCGTCGCACATCTGCCCGATCTCGCCATTGTTGCGCTAGTTGTTCATTACCTAGAATATCGTTGATTTGCGCCAAGTCTTGTTCCATTTGGTAAAGCAAGCTGTTGAGACAAACGGGCGCATAGTGGATAATATCGATACTAAAAGGCCCAAAGCGATTGCTGATATCAAAGCCAGATTCGCGCATAGTGCGATCGCCTTTGTAAAACAAATTGCTTAATTCGTCTGTCTCTCGGTCATAGTAGAGGCTGACATCATAATCTTCAATTTCAAATCTTTGGTAGTACTCCTTAACTCGTTCATAGTGGCTTTTTCCTTCTTCATCTCGTTCGGAAAATAAAACCTCTGGCGCTGGGCCTTCGCCTAAAGCATAATATCGTGATAAACCTGTGGTGGGGTTGAGGTGGGGCGGTACTACCCAGTAATAGTAAAATTGTTCTAAAAGCGGTATTGTTGACCTCAGCCACTCTTCATCTTGACTGTGCTGGAACATTGCCAAAACCATCAGGCTGAGGACTGGGGGTTGCGATCGCGACAGCATATAAGTACGGTTGGAATTGAGGATTGTGCCGTAATGCTGTACTTGGTAAAGTAGCTGATCAACTTGACTTTGGGCTAAATCCCATTCGCCATCACGTAACAGCCCCAGTAAAATAAAGTAGCTGTCCCAGCCATACATTTCATTAAAGCGTCCACCAGGGACAACGTAAGGGCCTGGTAGATATAGTAAACCATGTTCTTCGATGGCTTCGGCTTCGGGGGGTAGGGTACGAATTTCAATTTGGCGGATATCTTCTTTTGAAAGCGATCGCTCTAAGACAGACTGAACATTGGGACAATCTTCTCTAGGGGAAATGTAAATAATCCAGGGGCTATCTGGTTTGTGTTCTAGTTTGGCATCTTTGATAGATTGCAGTAAGTGTTCGTGCGATCGCGTTAAGGTTTTCCAGGTTTTTTTGATATATGTTCGTACAGCGTCAATTTGTTTGCTGGTGAATGGCGATTGGGTGGAAGTTTGAGGTGTCATAAGTAATTAATTAATGGGAAATTTTTCTCACGCAGAGGCGCAGAGGCGCGGAGGAGAATACAAGATTGAATCGCCCATAGGAATTTCTCTGTGTTCTCTGCGCCTCTGTGGTTGTTTAACCCGACGAAAGGGTTTAGCATTGCTAAACCCCTACGCACTCACTAACAAAGCTACGGGAAAATGCGCCAGGGCTGCGCCAATGGATAATGTTTCTGTAGCCTGTAAGGATTGCTGAGTTAGCAGGTTTTTCCAGGTTGCGGAAGTTCCTTTGGGTAATTGCAGGTGTGTATCTTGCCATACTGAATCACCTAAGGGATATTCTCCAGGCTGAATGAGGCTAGTCAGAAAACGCGGGGCGATCGCGATCGCTGTTTGATTGTCTTGTCTTCTAGCAAAGGCGATAATGTGATTGGCGCGGGTTCCATGAATTTCTAATGGCAGATATTCACCGTCTTGGAATAATTGCAGATAGTCTATTCTGGCTTTCAGGGCTTGCACTGTTAAAAATAGTTTGATTCTACCATCTGTTTTCTCGGTGAGTAATTTCTGAATTAAGCTGAGGATGTCGGTTTTGATTTGCTGTTGAATTGTACTTAAATAAGCACGTCGCTGTTCAAAATCTACGGGGCGGCGGTTATCTGGATCGACTAAACTGAGTTCCCAAAGTTCGGTTCCTTGGTAAAAGTCTGGTACACCAGGGGCTACTATTTTTAAGAGAGTTTGAGAAAGGGAATTGAAGATGCCATAATCGGCAATACGCTGTTGAAACTCACGAAAATCTGCGAGAAATTCTTTGGAGATGGAGGAGTCTAGTACTTTCTCTACAAAGGATGTACAAGCTTCTTCATACTCGTTATCCGGACGCAACCATGCTGTATGCACCTTCGCTTCCCGAATCGATTTAATGATGTATTCCTTTACCCTTTCCCCAAAGGATGATTGTTCATGTTCAGCGAAGGGAAACGCCCCGACTAGTGTTTGATAGAGAAAATATTCATCATTGCGATCGGGCATAGCTGCACCTTGGCGTTTGCTTTTTTGCCCTTGATTTATGCTACTCCAAGTGTTTACCTGCTGTTCCCACTGATCGGGAATTTCTGATAGCACATTTAACCTGGCGCGGACATCTTCACCCCGCTTGGTGTCGTGGGTGGCGGTGGTGTTCATGGTGTGAGGCCAGTTTGCTTGGTGTTTTTGGTTAAATTTATGGAGTTCGTTTAGGGATATCCCAAAATGACTGGGATTTCCACCGACTTCATTGAGGGAGATAAAGCGATTGTAGGAATATAATGTGGTGTCTTCTACGCCTTTTGCCATCAGAGGCCCGGTGTATTGCTGCATCCGCATGACAAAATATAGCCATTGTTCGCTTTCTGTTTGAGTCAGGGAGTCATCAAACTCTAGCAGCATCAGCTTGGCGATAAAATCCATCTCATGCTGTAACAAAGGCGCGATCGCTTGGGCTTGGCGAATTACTTCTTGAATACAAGCGCGATCGCTTTCTTGGATGCCATCGGGTGTAATATAGGTGCGGTAAATAGGGAAGAGAGTGAGAATTTCTGCGATCGCTCTTTTGAGTCCGTTGACTGTAAAATCATTGCCAAAGCGATATTTGCTGGAAATATTCTTTAACAAAATCGCCAGATTATCAACGTCACCTGCTAAGTTCTTTTCGAGAATCAGGTGTTTGTTCTTGTTGACAAGCGATGCATAATCTGATTTTGTACCGATAAATTTTTGATAAATCTTATCGAATTGCGATTCTTTTTCTGCTTGACAAAATACACCATTTACATAATTTAAAAAGTCATACCCCGATGTGCCTTCAATGCTCCAGTTTTCTGGTAAATCTTCTGTCAGTTCCAAGATTTTTTCTACTGTGATGTAAACATCACCCATCTTTTCTTGGAGTCTTTCTAAATATTGCTTAGGGTTATAAAGTCCGTCAATATGATCAATGCGTAAGCCTGTAAATTTGCCTTCTTCTACTAACTTTTGAATTAAGCTATGGGTGTTATTAAAAACCCGCATTTCTTCAACTTTTACAGAAATGAGTTCGTTAACAGTAAAGAAGCGGCGGTAGTTCATTTCCTCTGCACCTACTTTCCAGAAAGCGAGGCGATAAAATTGGTCGTTGAGGATGTCATCTAGTAAGTTGAAGCTTTCAGAAATACCTGGTTCTCCATTAAATATTTTCAGGTTTTCATCGATAAAATCGCGGATATCATCGTTAGTAGTGTAAGTTTCCCAAATTAAACCTTTAATAAAGGCGATTTGGTCTTGACGTTGTTTACCAGCAACCTCTGAGGGAACATTTTTTAGAATGTAGAGAATCCCTAATAACTTAATAAAATCGGGATGATTGCGTCCGAGAGTGCGGGTAAGTTTGCCAAGATTATGGCTGATAAATTTGGTGTAAGACTCTAACCGCAAGGGCAATTTTAAACTGTAATAATTGACAGTTAAACCGTTTTGTTCATATTGTAATTGAATGTCTCCCTTTTCTAAGGAAACACCGTAAAAGTCTCCAAGTAGGGGAGCGAGAATTCGCTGTTCGCGATCGCCAAAGGGAACATTCCAGCATAAATCGAAGTAGTCAGTATAGCTGGAATCTGGTCCATGTTCTAATACATCCATTAAGTAGGCGTTTTCGCTACTATAAGCCATGTGGTTGGGTACAATGTCTTGTAACCAGCCCATACCAAGGGATTGCAGTTCGCTGACTAAGGAATCAAAGGATTCGGTAGTACCTAGTTCGGGATTGAGTTGAGAAGCATCGACTACATCATAGCCATGCGTACTGCCGGATCTAGCTTTGAAGATCGGGGAGGCGTATAAATCGGAAATGCCTAAATCTGCTAGGTAAGATGCGATCGCTTTGGCGTTGTCAAAGCCAAATTGAGATGTAAATTGTATTCGGTAAGTAGCTTTAGGAATTCGCATAATATTGTTATTTCAACTGGAAAATCAGGGTAATATTCTTTCGGCGTTGCTGATTTAAAGTATGAATTTTTATCACGCAGAGGCGCGGAGGCGCAGAGAGGAGGAGTTTGAGAAACTAAATTTCTTAATTTCATACTTCGATTCAGCAACGCCATTCTTTCTTTGCGTCTTCTCTTCGAGACGCTACGCGAATGCGTGAGACTTTTTTTTAACGAACCGCAGAGACGCAGAGGACGCAGAGAAAAGAGTAATTAATCGAGTTCATACAGCACTAAACTGTTGGGTTGCAGTTGCAGTTGTTGTCCTACGAGTAAATTATCAGGTGCTTGTGAACCAAATCCAGCCCATTGTGCATCGGCGGAGTCTAATCGTTTGTGACCAGTACCTTCAATTGGTAAAGTTACTGTTATTGGAGATTGATTAAAATTCAGCGCAAATATTACTTGACTCGATTCACTTGCACGCCGCACTATGACTATTTGTTTATCTTCATCGCTAGTTGCTTGAATGGAATTGCGGTCTTGTGTTAAAAGTGCGGGGTGTGTCTTACGCCAATCAATTAATTGACGATACCAATCTAGTAAAACTTTGTGCTTACCTTCGTTGCGTAATTGCCAATTAAGTTTACAACGCAAAAAGGTTTCTGCCGATTCTGGATCTGGTGGATCTTCATCATAATGGAAAGCTTCAAATTCTTCCTTTCGTCCGGCTCGTACTGCTTGAATTAAATCAGGATCGGAGTGACTAACAAAATACATGAAAGGTGCAGTTTCGCCGTATTCTTCACCCATGAATAATAAGGGTAAGTAAGGCGATAGTAGCACAGCGCCGGCGGCTAATTTCAATCCTTCAAAAGAAATCCTCTCCCAAAGGCGATCGCCTTTCATTTGATTGCCGATTTGGTCGTGATTTTGGATGCAGACGGAAAATTGTGATGGTGGGCGATCGCGGCAAGAGATAC includes:
- a CDS encoding type I restriction enzyme HsdR N-terminal domain-containing protein, which encodes MVQSIADKDVTLRELKQNFGIQIVQDATFFPEWLDGLEALNGEEQHLLDRVKANFLELMDDPPMLENTVKMVVLAPLLDLAGFYHKPFRIETETGVALEMEDEGTIIRGRIDVLVLKNRLWLLVIESKRSDFAVTRAIPQALAYMLGNEETVLPTFGMITNGNEFLFLKVLEHKYANSRLFSLVNPDNELYSVLQVLKRLGMEAIAFSAT
- a CDS encoding DUF6262 family protein, translated to MNEAKNKRLAALSNAALEKKRLAAEATDKAIRSLTISNQPITVANVARLAGVSTSYIYKYPELRERINSLRTQQHPIRLSQNTASISSQATVIYTLREEVKRLNSLLIKSKQDNQLLIGQIYQQQDSQKLIEHLQSENKNKQNKYSNFIRKLN
- a CDS encoding Uma2 family endonuclease, coding for MKITPWMQGKLTMTVTTAKWSLDDYHRMIEIGLLASRQVELLNGKIINMVPEGPEHAQINTESAEYLRELLGSKALVRDAKPITIGESNSEPEPDLALF
- a CDS encoding trehalase family glycosidase, translating into MTPQTSTQSPFTSKQIDAVRTYIKKTWKTLTRSHEHLLQSIKDAKLEHKPDSPWIIYISPREDCPNVQSVLERSLSKEDIRQIEIRTLPPEAEAIEEHGLLYLPGPYVVPGGRFNEMYGWDSYFILLGLLRDGEWDLAQSQVDQLLYQVQHYGTILNSNRTYMLSRSQPPVLSLMVLAMFQHSQDEEWLRSTIPLLEQFYYYWVVPPHLNPTTGLSRYYALGEGPAPEVLFSERDEEGKSHYERVKEYYQRFEIEDYDVSLYYDRETDELSNLFYKGDRTMRESGFDISNRFGPFSIDIIHYAPVCLNSLLYQMEQDLAQINDILGNEQLAQQWRDRADVRRDHIDQFLWDEEKGIYFDYNFQTEKRRHYEFATTFYPLWMGIASEVQAKRIVENLSLFEAPGGIFTSTRVTGNQWDAPFGWAPLTLIAVLGLHRYGYHQEGDRIAHKFLAMVIKEFERRGILVEKYDVERCSANVSDEICFGYSSNEVGFGWTNGVVLELLATLR
- the treY gene encoding malto-oligosyltrehalose synthase, with the protein product MRIPKATYRIQFTSQFGFDNAKAIASYLADLGISDLYASPIFKARSGSTHGYDVVDASQLNPELGTTESFDSLVSELQSLGMGWLQDIVPNHMAYSSENAYLMDVLEHGPDSSYTDYFDLCWNVPFGDREQRILAPLLGDFYGVSLEKGDIQLQYEQNGLTVNYYSLKLPLRLESYTKFISHNLGKLTRTLGRNHPDFIKLLGILYILKNVPSEVAGKQRQDQIAFIKGLIWETYTTNDDIRDFIDENLKIFNGEPGISESFNLLDDILNDQFYRLAFWKVGAEEMNYRRFFTVNELISVKVEEMRVFNNTHSLIQKLVEEGKFTGLRIDHIDGLYNPKQYLERLQEKMGDVYITVEKILELTEDLPENWSIEGTSGYDFLNYVNGVFCQAEKESQFDKIYQKFIGTKSDYASLVNKNKHLILEKNLAGDVDNLAILLKNISSKYRFGNDFTVNGLKRAIAEILTLFPIYRTYITPDGIQESDRACIQEVIRQAQAIAPLLQHEMDFIAKLMLLEFDDSLTQTESEQWLYFVMRMQQYTGPLMAKGVEDTTLYSYNRFISLNEVGGNPSHFGISLNELHKFNQKHQANWPHTMNTTATHDTKRGEDVRARLNVLSEIPDQWEQQVNTWSSINQGQKSKRQGAAMPDRNDEYFLYQTLVGAFPFAEHEQSSFGERVKEYIIKSIREAKVHTAWLRPDNEYEEACTSFVEKVLDSSISKEFLADFREFQQRIADYGIFNSLSQTLLKIVAPGVPDFYQGTELWELSLVDPDNRRPVDFEQRRAYLSTIQQQIKTDILSLIQKLLTEKTDGRIKLFLTVQALKARIDYLQLFQDGEYLPLEIHGTRANHIIAFARRQDNQTAIAIAPRFLTSLIQPGEYPLGDSVWQDTHLQLPKGTSATWKNLLTQQSLQATETLSIGAALAHFPVALLVSA
- a CDS encoding Uma2 family endonuclease, with product MEYSKTTLNKDLDVKRKTYAAASIPEYWVVDLKNQQVKVFREPIKADYSQELTLTLGEISPLAFPEIKVSIQRLLKGF